ataaactgtaattattgaaatttaaatattaaattcgataaatttctttcttttgtcgTTTATATCTATTTCTTAATTTTGGTTACTTTTCTAAACACCCAATATTTATTAGTAGTTAAATGTTCtcttttaaacataattatacgAATCTCAAAAGAATTcagataaattaattaacttttggttgaaagaaaatattaatccagaatttataatttattttaacccTCTAATGTAATTTATTGATCTCTCAATATACAACAACgcaaattaaactaataatgAATGGataaattcgattttttttaacaatctcattaaAGGTTCTACTCATATCtgtttttttgatacaatgtttAGAACTACCCATAATCTCTCATTAACCCATCAATAGTACGATAATGTACTTCAGCGCATTCAAACTTACATCATCTTATATTGGTATTTATACCAATCAAGCTAATACTCAATTGGCATACATTCGAAAAATAACAAGAGCCATAAAAGTTGTATTTCGAAATTAAATGCAATGCAAATTAATCACATGGTCCAACTAACCCACCTATGGTAGACATCAAGTGGATCTTTTTAAGCTTGTCtgtttatatttagtttttaaatatgaGATGATAAGGAAGGTGGATTTTTcccattaaatattttatcactttgttttttttttttcctaaaataaaaagtattaagaCACCTatcgaaaataattaaataattattttaacttttttataatttggacTTAAGGCTTAAAAggctttaataaaaaaatcaattaaatcctttcacgaaaaatacattcaattaaaattttaaactctcaaattatatcaataaaactCTTTAACATGACGATCCACGTCAACAACATTTGCGTGGCAATCAAATATCCAATGAACTCACTCTAAATTGACGTACTCCTAacaataaaagtttttttttccctttttcaacGAGAGTTTAACTGTGTTGACTAGAGTCATCCATAGGTCAGGCTGAGTAGGGGTATTCATAGTTCAGTTAAAACTGAATTAATTAACTGAACCgatctaattcggttaattGACCGGTGATCGAATTTAGTTCAATTGGAGATCGatcaatgattttttaaaatttcggaTATCggttaattcaattcaaaatcggataattaactgaattaactaattaaccaaaacaaataatatatattatatataattattaactttttgTTTGGTTGTTAACTTTTAAGATTTATGTAATGTTTCTAATgtcttattttaatcaaaagacaaaaaacatataaatttcgatTCGATTAATGTAATTCAGTTAATGAAAATTTAGCCCGAATATTAACCGAACCAACCGTTTGAACAATCCTAGATTGCTTATTTAGCATATATTAAAGTAGGAGGGTTGAAAGGTACTGTCAACAACTTTGTGTGTGACCACATAATACAAGGATGTAGTATTTGCTTATTTAGCATATAATATTGCTTGATTAGACTTCAGGATATAATTGCTTAATTAGTATACCCACAATTATTCCACTTAGCACGTCATAGGTATACCTATCGCATCTTACATAATTGACCAAATAATTACATCTATTCATTCTAGGGGTTAGATCACCATccaaatagtaaaattcaagtttaaggCATAATATAAGCTCAagtgatatataattaaatggGTTTCATGAAGGGATCAATAATTGAACAAATTCATGCATGATAGCATTGAATGGTTTCTTCCTTCATGCAAAAAGGTTAATTAGGGTCATGAAAGTGACAAATTTCACCTTAAAACCCCCTAAAgggattattattattagctttCTTGTACAGTAGCCTGCCAGGTGAATGACAAATTTACCCCATTTTTCAAGACTTGTAATTTAGTGCTTGCTGAAATAACTAATTGAATTGATGcatttatagtttatatgtgcataacatcaaggcacttgaatttctttttagtttaaaaaaataaaaaataaaaacgcttattttatattaatattaatatttataattaaaataaaaataaaatatatttattaaataggAATACCAGCGTATGAATGGATTGAACAGTAACTCGAGATGGCAAtgaaatacatatttttctacGGTTAGCACATTCTATTACACCATTTGTCCCGTTTTATTATAAGTGTATAATATTGAAAATCATTATTACTTCTATGGATATTGATGCATTCGTCCTTGTTCTATCTCGTttcactttaatttaatttttattaatcatttctaatattttcaattaggaaaattttttaaatataaacatatgaaatattttataacaaatttatcCTTATAATTAATAGTTATGAATATAcaagataaaatgataatatttttatagttaggCGAGAATTGCTTCATACCCACCGTCCAAACAAAATTCACCCCACCATGTACCCGCATTTTAggaataaaattcaattcattttaaatgaattgattCAAAATTCATTGAACGATTCAGATTTTACTATCCTAAAACAATTTCATCATATCTAAAAGAAAGTAGAAATACATTAATCCTATGgacacaattttaaaaaaaaaaaaaagaaaagaaaaagaaaaaaccatgTATAACCTAGCTAATTTAATGGTACTTAATGATTTTGTTTAGTTCacattattattagttaatgttttgaaattttgattaattcttaaaatttaaaatttatttctattaaaatttgcCTAAATTTCGTCCCCATGGCAATgcccatattttattcattgcaTGCCAGCTATATTTTCATTGTCACCTATCCCAAACATATGGTCCTACAAGAGACTTTGTGGACAATTACAAGCCTTTCTATGGGAATTTAAAgtcttttatattaattaattaataaatttaaaactacgAGTGGAATCAAATCGAGtttgaaaaaagtaaaaataaaaaagttccTTGGCCCGACCTAAACCGGCGTTAGTGTTATGGCAGCCATTAGCTTAGGTAACATCAATGGAGGTAGACAAATGCATTAATGGAAACAGCATATATGCAAAAAAAGGCTTATATATAGGCAACGGTGCTATCTACCATTTCACAGTTTATCTTAGAGCCATTTCCAATGGAGAACTCGTTCACATTGGTTACCATTTTCGGTCTGCTGTTTACTTTAGGCAATGTAGGTCCTCAAGCTGAGGCCGCGAGGGCGTTTTTCGTGTTCGGAGATTCATTAGTCGACAACGGTAACAACAACTATCTAGCTACCACGGCTCGTGCTGATGCTTACCCTTACGGTATCGACTATCCTACTCATAGAGCTACTGGCCGGTTCTCTAATGGCCTTAACATCCCAGATCTTATAAGTATgttccttcattttttttcagaCATGTCTTTTTTTGGTCTTTCTGAAGTAAGACATGTTTCAATCTGCTGTTTTCATGTGTTATTTAGGTGAGCAAATTGGCTCTGAACCAACATTGCCATATCTGAGCCCGGAGCTAAACGGACAAAGGCTTCTTATTGGTGCCAACTTTGCTTCGGCTGGAATCGGCATTCTGAACGACACCGGAGTCCAATTCGtaagtctattttcattttataagaaaacaGGTTACAGATGTGGTTGGAGTACCTGAACCAACTGGACTAAACTTCGTTTTATTTCGTAGGTCAATATAATTAGAATCGGCGAGCAATTACAGTACTTTAGGCAATATCAGCAACGAGTGAGTGCACTTATTGGACCTGAACAAACACAACGCCTAGTGAATGAAGCACTTGTTCTAATGACCCTAGGTGGCAACGACTTCGTAAACAACTACTACTTGGTGCCGTTCTCGGCACGATCACGGCAATTCGCACTCCCTGATTACGTCGTCTATATAATTTCCGAGTACCGGAAAATTCTATTGGTAAAAACTTGCCCATTGCTCGTACCATATATTTTGCTCTCACAGCTTTCATCTTTATTGAAGAATTTATTGTGCTCAACTACTGCCCTTTTAATAGGTTTAGTAAATCTAGATAAAATGCCACAATGTGATCACCAATTAAAGCACTAGAAACAATATATATAGACAAGTTTCCCCGTTCCAGCTTTCATGGAATCTAGAAAGAGCAGAGGGTGAATTACTATTAggttaaaatttactattattcctatattttgataaaatttaagatttaatcattgtatttaaaagttaattttaagttCTCTTACTTTTCTGATCTAAAAATTCAGTCTAATcatcaaaatttgtcaaattgaCATATTGATTAGACTGCTACCATATGATGTGGCATATTattaacagaaaataaaaatgttaagatGGAAAATTTTTACCGAAATTACCAACATCAATAATGATTGGATTAAGattttaaatcgaaaaataaaaagattgaatattttaacttttaaaatcatggactaaatctcaaattcagaaaaaacatagggactaatagcataatttaactcTACTATTATTTATCAAGTTTGGTTTAGTTGGTGAAGCCAGCATGCGTTATGGTACTTCTTTCAGTTGATGCATTTAAAGCCGACagaattttttttctgtaataaaattaaaatccgCGAAAAAGGTTATAGATGTCGAGATTCAAATCTTAGTAAATgtcatatttaatttgtaatttgcatagattaattagattaaatttcgAATTTAGCTAAAtgcattttgatgtttaaatgtaaATTATTCACTTTTCGGACagaaataatttaagaaaaataaaaaaatggaataaCATATTGTATTTTACTTTGCAGAGGCTGTATGAGTTAGGGGCAAGGAGGGTATTGGTGACTGGAACCGGACCATTAGGTTGCGTCCCGGCGGAACTAGCTCAACACAGCAGAGCCGGTGAATGCGCGGTCGAGCTGCAACGAGCCTCAGCCTTGTTCAACCCACAACTTGCTGAAATGCTCAGCGGACTCAACGCTGAACTTGGATCAGATATTTTCGTTGCAgtaaatacaaatgaaatgcaCATGGATTGGATCAATAACCCCCAACAATTCGGTACATTCTCTTTCCATATTTAATCtatgttatttcattttttatgaatataattatacattaaactaaaattcacgtagaaatttgagatttataaaaaaaggataaaatttagAACATGGCATTTAATGCTTGCCTATACATTGCAACATAGTAATAACTTTACCGAACTGTAAAAGATGTTTGTTGAAAAACAGATAAAATAGTGGACCATATTGAAATAAATGCCATTATAGATCCAACTGATAATTAAAGGCTTCGATTGGTCCCCAGGCACTGCACAATATTTATTGTTAAAGCTAAAAATGGCTATTTGCAACCTTGAGAAGCCGAGGGACATTCCAAAAATCTTACAAGACACGTACCCGAATCCCCATACTCCCTCCCATGTCCGAGTGACTATCGAAATTTTAGTGGAAACCTTGCAAGTAACACATACTAATCATATGCATGTTTTTGATTAGGTTTTGTTACGTCAAAGGTAGCTTGTTGTGGTCAAGGACCTTACAACGGTATTGGGTTATGCACGATCGCATCAAATTTATGTCCGAATCGAGACATTTATGCATTTTGGGATCCGTTCCATCCGTCTGAGAGGGCTAATAAGCTGATCGTACAACAGATCATTACTGGTTCAACCAAATACATGCACCCAATGAACCTTAGTACCATCATGGAATTAGATTCTAGGGTTTAGCATATCTTAAAGTACACTAGTTCTCTATTATTTAATTGGGTTTTTGTTTTCCATATAgtaatttgttctttttttgaTATAAGTAAGATTGAAGTTCGTAAATACTGAGATTCGAatccaaatttataaaatgttaacttttaaaagtaattgcatgaataacttaaattaaatttggattcgACTCGGTTCATAAAAATAGgaatttcttatttattttatttagtgtcACATTAGAATTTGGTACGATTATGATATGCATTATTTGTTAATGAGTAAGctattgtaaaagtttagaTTATTCTTATTGAATATGTTTTTTCTCATTTCGCATATTTTTGAAGCTAGCTAGAAAATGTGAGAATGTATTTTACCTGCTAATTGACATTAAAACCAAGTAGAGACGTAACCAAGATTAAATATTACggtgaaatataaataataataaaatataacaaaatgcAATAATGAAATTCCAAAGGAGTAGCAAGGGCCAGCTCTCCTAAAATAACATCAGGCTCCCCTCCCAACATATACATTGTTCTgtcattaaataaattttgaatctaGACAACTTAATCCTTCTCCCTTTCATGGACAAAAGAGCCATTATTTGGTAATGGGCTAGGACTAGTCTCACTAACCCATTTTAACCCTTCAAGTATTGGACTAAACTAGAAAGACCAAAATAATACACTAATAagacataataaattaaattattattattattatgggtTAATATTTAGCACTCTAACATActtttttattatgaaaaaatatttaaaaactccATAAACAGAGTTAGGGTGATGACAAATAAATGAGACGCGTGGcagttttttaagtttatttttggaattaaaaaagtatattgTTAGTGTCTAATTCTATCCTCTTTATACTCTATGAGAGTAGAACACTTGTTATCATCCTAAATTTACTTGTGGAGTTTAAAACTacacttatcaaatatttttatttttcctgttaTTATTgggttagtatttggtacactggtcgtatatttcttttatttgacaAGTAACATTAAACAATCgccatgttttttttaaatgtttattttttaatattttactatatttctGTAAGACACTTGTCAACCCAATTATTCTATCTGTGGGatttaaaaaattcactaaCAGTATACcacatattttttcattattattcgGTTATTGTTAAATCATTGGGCCTTAAGAGGTATGAAGCCCAAAAGAAAAGAGCTGGATTCAATCCTTGTTGTGGAAACACATATAATCAACTTATGTGACACATGGCAACCAATTATGTGGgaatcctttaaaaaaaatcaacctaCTTCACAAAGACACAAGTGGCTTTCATTTCATCCATTCCTCTACACACCAATAACTGCTCCACAATGTGGACCTATAAGGTAATCACTCTCTCCATTTTCTCACTCTAGCTCcattaaattgattttctttaacatttatatattttttttcttttttatgcttCACCATgataattagatttaattcggtttttaaatttagattttattaagaGTAAATGATGTAGTAcaattttatagtatcatatcattaaatttttacatttgttaaattcaatgaTTGAAATAAACTTAGTTGTCAAGTTCAAATACCAAAGTGGATAAAAAATACAGGTATCAGAGTCAAGTTCAATGACTAAAAGTTATCGGCATAATGATAAATAGGGATGAAGCTAGAATATTGTTTAAGGGAGCCAAAattgaattatgatttttggGAGGGACGGACATAATGtttaccatttatttatttgtaatattataaattttaaagggccGAAAGAGTGAGTTGGAGGTcgataaatttagctctcaacatttataactttcgttaatttaactttttaaaaaattaaatttcatcattaGTCATTCAAAAAGTCAAATCACCTTTATAACATGAATGCTAATATTGGCATCTCACATTTATAGTatatgtcacatcaataaattatttaaaaattataaaatggtaaaaataaaaatcattaaaaatataaaatatataattttttttaaaaattagtgtgAAGAACATGTAAATTGACATACAGTCTgcaatgtataaaaatttagcattttagtcggtatttttattaaaaacaatttaacttattttgaaaaatcgataattaaatttaactatttttaaaaaaataaagactaaatttaactaaaataaaataaatgataaattaataaaaatataaatg
The Gossypium raimondii isolate GPD5lz chromosome 8, ASM2569854v1, whole genome shotgun sequence DNA segment above includes these coding regions:
- the LOC105792615 gene encoding GDSL esterase/lipase LTL1 isoform X1, whose protein sequence is MENSFTLVTIFGLLFTLGNVGPQAEAARAFFVFGDSLVDNGNNNYLATTARADAYPYGIDYPTHRATGRFSNGLNIPDLISEQIGSEPTLPYLSPELNGQRLLIGANFASAGIGILNDTGVQFVNIIRIGEQLQYFRQYQQRVSALIGPEQTQRLVNEALVLMTLGGNDFVNNYYLVPFSARSRQFALPDYVVYIISEYRKILLRLYELGARRVLVTGTGPLGCVPAELAQHSRAGECAVELQRASALFNPQLAEMLSGLNAELGSDIFVAVNTNEMHMDWINNPQQFGFVTSKVACCGQGPYNGIGLCTIASNLCPNRDIYAFWDPFHPSERANKLIVQQIITGSTKYMHPMNLSTIMELDSRV
- the LOC105792615 gene encoding GDSL esterase/lipase LTL1 isoform X2 — encoded protein: MENSFTLVTIFGLLFTLGNVGPQAEAARAFFVFGDSLVDNGNNNYLATTARADAYPYGIDYPTHRATGRFSNGLNIPDLISEQIGSEPTLPYLSPELNGQRLLIGANFASAGIGILNDTGVQFVNIIRIGEQLQYFRQYQQRVSALIGPEQTQRLVNEALVLMTLGGNDFVNNYYLVPFSARSRQFALPDYVVYIISEYRKILLRLYELGARRVLVTGTGPLGCVPAELAQHSRAGECAVELQRASALFNPQLAEMLSGLNAELGSDIFVAVNTNEMHMDWINNPQQFGSLLWSRTLQRYWVMHDRIKFMSESRHLCILGSVPSV